A region of the Desulfovibrio sp. JC010 genome:
CCAACAGCCCGTGCCGCACCTTTAAGGCTGTGCAGTTCCCTGTAGGAAGACTCGACAACCATGGCCAGATCGTCTTTTCCGCACCCTTTATCCAGCCGCAAAAAATCTGCGGAAAGAACCCTCATCCGGTCTGCGCTTTCACCCCGAAACGCGGCCAACAGCCTTTGCTTCAGATCACCACCGATCATGGACATACCCAACTCCCAGGATTATCCCGATAAGACAGCTACATATGGTCACTGCCCACAAATTCATTGACTACCAGCGATTCGTCACTCAGAAAAGCCGCCCCGTCCAGCACGGTCTTCCTGTCCTCTGTGACCCCAAGGCAATAGCCGGAAATCCGGTCATCAGCTTTGGGCAAAGCTTTGAGAGAGTGCTCCGGAATCCGGCTGACCCCGAGGATCTCATCCACGGCAATGCAAAACTCCGACTCCCCGCCGGAAAGCAGAACCACACCGGGATTTTCGGAAGTCAAACCTTCACGGGTCCCAAGAAAAACACACAGATCAATAACCGCCCAGAGATGACCGCGCACACTGAGCACCCCGAGATGAAAATCCGGTGTACACGGCACAGCAACAATCTCTTCAGGAATCATAACCTCTTTGACCACAGAGGTCTCCAGGCCGTAAACATCCGGTCCCAGACGAAAAAAGACATAATCCCGCGCCCCGGCATCTCTTTCCTGTGCGTCTGTCTCCCCGGAAATCTGAAGGGCCAGCTTTTCCGCCCTTTTGCGGAGCAACTCCCTGTCGCTTTCCCTTTTGAAATAATCCAATGTGTTGCCTTCCATGCTTCCACCTTTGAGAAGATTTCACTAAACCAAATTATCCTGCACCAGCCGCACCATTTCCAGCAGCCGTCCGGCAGTTGTTCCGTCGGAAAAAGGGACAGCTTCGTCCTGCTCCGCCTTTCCCAGCTCCTGAAGGGCGATCCGAAAATGTCTCATGGCTCCATTCTTATCACTGTTTTCCTGATAAATATTCCCCAGCAGCACATGGGCCATGATAAAACCGCTGTCCAGAAAAACAGCATTGCGCATTTCAGCAAGAGCCTTGTCCCGGTCACCCTGCTGCAGACTTATCTGTCCAAGCAGAAAATGGGCACCGGGATCAACCCGGTCCAGTTCAATGGCCCTCCGGCACCACACGGCCGCTTCATCCGCCAACCCTGAATCCGCCTTTATTCGCGCAATTCCCAGAGACGCAGCCGCACACACATCCCGACCATGGTCCTGACCAAGGATCGTTTTATACATGTCCACGGCCCCGGAAAGCTCCCCCTGAGACCGTAAACCGCGGGCTTCATCCAACAAACCAGCTCCATCTGTCCCGGCTTCGGAAACCGGGCCCTCCGTCAGCGGCTCCGCATCGCCAGCCATATAAATATCTTCAGCCGCAAGAATATCCGCAGCCGTATAAGACTCTTCCTGCTGCTTATTCACAAAAGAGACATCGGAATCGGAAAAAGCTGCCGGAAAAACCGATTCTTCCGGCATTACGGTATCCACAAAAAGTTCGGCCCGACGAGGCTCCCACTGCTCATTTTTCCTGTAAAAAAGACAGCCGTCCAGATTGACCGGTTCAAACCTGCCATGGGTGGTCAGCAATGCGGATTCACTGGGCGTGGCAATAAGCCAGCCGCCGGTATTCATGCAGTCCCAGAGCTTGTCCAGCACGCCATCCACACCCTTTGATGAAAAATACATAAGCACGTTACGGCAGAGAATAACATCCATTCTCTCAAACATGGCCGGAACTGCCGCCTCTATAAGATTGAGCCGGGAAAGAGTGACCATATTTTTAATTGCGGGATCGAGCAGATAGGAATTGGCACCCACCTGCCTGAAAAAGACATCCCTGAACGCGGTATCTTCTGAACGGAACGACCACTTGCGGTAGACCCCTTCACGAGCCTTTATCAAAGCACGGCTGTCTATGTCCGTTCCGAAAATTTCAGATTTCACCCCGGCCCGGCGGCAGATCATGGCCAGCGTATAAGGCTCTTCTCCGGTAGCACAGGCAGCGGACCAGATTCTGATGGCTCCATTTACGCCGCTGCCCATTCCGCTGAGTTTGCGCAGGACTTCATACTCCAGCACCTTCAGGGCTTTACTGTCCCGGAAAAAAAAGGTCTCACCGATGGTCAGCCGGTTTATAAACTGCTCAAGGTCCTTATCTTTGACCGCAGGGGAAAGAATATAATCAAGGCATTCTGTGGCTGTATTGAAACCGGTATCTTCCTTATGAAAACGGAGCACAGCTGTGCGCAGATCCTTCCAGCGATCCGATCCGAAATCCAGACCGAACCTTTCGCGGACCATATTCACAAGCAGGGCTATCCTGTCTTCAGTCAAGGAACTAATCATCAGCCGCGGACTCCCCGGCCATGGCGGCCAGAGCCTCAGCTAAATCCCGTTCCTGCTCAGGATCAAGCAACGCCCCCATATCCTGCACCAGCACCACATCCGTACCCAGCCCGGCAAATGATTTGAGAAAAGAGACACCGGGCCAGATTTCATCAGCAGCACGCGCAGCATCAGGACCGATATCCAGAACATCACTGATACGGTCCACCAGCAGGGCCATGCGCCGCCCGTTGGCAGAACTGAAAACCAGCCTGTCACTCAAAACGACATCGCGCTCCTCAATACCGAGCCTGCCGCGCAATCCCAGCACGGGCACCACATCCCCGGCATCATTAACCACCCCGAGCACCGCAGCAGGGGCCTCGGGGACAGGAGTAAGCATCACCGCGCGCTCCACCCGGTCCACCGCCACGGAAGGAAGTGCGAATTTTACGGTATCAACCTCGAACACAACGTAATCATTTTTCATAAAACATCACTTTCCGGCCCTACCGGATTTTTCCATCAGCGCATTATATTTCTTCATCACCTTCACGGCATAAGCTCTTGAGCGGCCCGGCAGATTTTTCGGTGACCCGGTATGGTAGGCTCCGATGGCCCGCCAGTTGTAGCCGTAACGGTCAAGACAGTAACGCAGAATCCAGGCTCCCAGACGCAGGTTTTCCTCCGGCTCCAGAGCTTCCGCAGGACTGAGGTCAAATTTCCTTATCCAATAGGAATTCACCTGCATCAACCCTACATCATAACTCTTGCCTCTATTTTTTTCGATTATGGCGAGAGCCTCTTCACGGGAATCAGGATACACGCTTCTGCCCTCAATATTCAAGGCCCAAGGATTGTACCCGCTTTCATGGTCCGCAATAGCGTTCAGAATCTCCGGATGCAGGGAGAATTCATCAGCCACCTGCCCGAAAAGCGGAGGAACCGGAACACGCTCCCGCTCTGCAACCTTCATGCGCTGCTGCACTTCATGACGCTCGGCAGGGGCAAACTCACGTTCCACATCAAGGGGAATAATCGCACGGAAGAATATGGCTCCGCAGAGAATCAGATAGAGAACGATTATGAATCTGGACATAAATTTTTATATGCCTTCGGCATACTTAAAATCTTGATCTTACCTGTTCGGCTTCTTCGAACTTCTCCTGCACTTCTAGGGCCTTGGCCAGCGTTTCCCAGAACTGTTCTTTTGCGGGCTTGAGAGCCGCACTCTGCCGGGCCAGCACTTCCGCAACCTGCGGATCTTCTCCGCTTTCCAAGTAGATGCGGGCCAGCATATTCATGGCTGCGGCGTCGTTATGGTTGGCATTAAGGGCCTGATGCAGGTATTCGCGGGCCTTGTCCATGTCTTGGCGCACGTAGGAAATGCGGGCCAAATGCCGCATGGTCAGAGCATCCCCGCCATTAAGCTTAGCGGCCTTGAGGTAATACTGCTCAGCCTCGTCCAGCCCCTTGTCCTGTTCGGCAAGCACTCCCAGCCGCACGAGGGAAAAGACATTCTCCGGCTCCAGCTCAAGACATTTTTCATAAGCCTCGCGCGCTTTGTCCATACTGCCCAGCATCTGGCAGGTCCAACCGAGGTTGTACAGGGCCATGATATTCTTGGGGGTGATGTCGAGCACTTCTTCGAATTGCTTGCGGGCCTGCTCCGGCTTGCCCACCTGCGCGTAGCAGATACCCAGCGAGTTGCGGGCAAGTATGTTGTCGGAATCAGCCAGCAGAGCGAGACGAAACTCCTCAATTGCGCCGTAAATATCGCCGTCAACGTAAAGTCGGTCAGCGGAAATATTCAGTGATACAGAATCAAACTGGGCCACCATGGGCTTTTCGAGCATAAGCGAATGGTCCAACCCCTTGCGGCAGTTATCAAGAATTTCACTGCGCCGGTAATTAAGGAAAGGAAAAGAAGCCACCCCGGCTCCGAGTTCGATCTCAAAATCATCAGAACATTCACGCACCAGCCGCAGCACATTTTCCATCACTGAATCGGATTCCCCATCCGGGAAAAAGTAAATCAGGCTGTTCAGGCTGTATCGCCCGCCCATGCAGGATTCATCAAAAAAAGTATCCGCCCGTGAAGCAACCTTCTGAACCTGCGCGTCTGTCAGCTTCTGGAAATTACCGCCCTGCTCCGCCGGGTTGGCGACGAGACGCAATACAGCCACGGAAAACTTATCCAGATTCTGACGCATACGGCTGTAGCGTCCGATAAATTCCTTATAGCTGTACAGCCCGGTGACCATATCCCGCTGCGGGGAAGCATTGGCCTCCGGTCCGGCCTGCGCATCAAAAAAACTGTCCTTCTCATTGAGCAGAGTCAGACGGTCTCCCTCGGCAACAGGCCACGCCGGGTCGCTGAGATGCAGAATTTCAGCAAAGGCAATCTCCTCCTGCACCTCGATGATGACCACCTCGGCCTTGTACATGGTCGGATAAGAACCGGAAATCCGCTCATCCTCAGTGATACGGGCCTGTGTTCCGGCCTGATAATCAGGTGACCAGACCAGAAAGCGCGCACCTTCGCGGGCATCGACACTCTGCCCGATGGACAGGGCCAGACGCTGCAGAGGCAGGACTTCGAGCACCTTGCCGCCTTTCTGCAAAATATCAGAGTAAGCAAAAACGCAATTACGCCCGAAATCCTTGGCAGTTGCCACGGCTTTGTGGGCTTTGCGCATGAGGATACGGGCCTGCTCGTCTGCTGAACGCTTGAAATGCGGCCCGGACAAAGACTGCGGATAGTTGGCGTACCCGGCACTGACGCTGACCTTGATCACATCTCCGGTAACCGGATCTGCCACCGGAAATCCCTCCACCAGCGCACGCAACTCTTCTGCCAGCTTGGCACAGGCTTTGGGCCGTCCGTCCGGAATCAAAAAGGCAAACTTATCATCAAAAATACGTGCGCAGATGACAGACTCGACCACCACTTCATTAATCCGCGCGGCAAGGTCGGCGATGATGGAATCACCAAGCCCGTAACCGTAACGGTCATTAATGCGCTGAAAATGATCCATATCGAGGACAACCACGCCCACAGAACCGCTGAAAGTGGGTATGCCGGGGTCCTTGCAGCCACCCGTGGTCGGCATCATGCAGTTCTGGATCAGGTCCAGCTCCTTGTTCAGCTTGGACATGAAATAATCACGGGTAGCCATTCCGGTCAGCCGGTCGGTGATGGAACCTTTGTAGAGCAGAATCTTTTCCAGCGAACAGGCAGCCAGAGCCTCAAGATAAGGCGGCAAAGCCTCCGGTGCCTCAAGCTCTACCCCTCGCGCAATGAAGTAGCAGAGATCGCGACCGCGCAGACGCAAAGGAAGCATCAGCTGTGCTTCTTCGACATTATAGCGGGCTTCAAGCTTGGCCCGAAACTGCCCCTTGGGCGGCTTGGGAAAATAAAGGCTGTAGGATTCAAAAGGCAGGAATTCCTGAATGAGGTCCTTAAGGGTGTGCTCGTAGAGGATCAAATCCTGCGGAGAAAGACTGATTCCGGCGGTGAAGAGATTATCCTTATTCATAGGCAGGGACATAACCCGCATGGAGATTCAAGACAAGCAGGGAGTTGGGGAGATGCAGGTTGATTAATGCCTATTCATAAAAAACACCACAGCCACCCCCTTATACATTTTTGTAAAATACAAAAATCTCTACAAATTAAATATCACAAATCTGCCATATTTTGTATTATATTTTGCAGATTTCAAAACTTTTCCAACCCTAATTCCATACCCCCTCCTGCCTTACTTTGACTACTCGCTCAACCATCAACTACATTTTTGAACTTAAATAACACCTCACCCACACCCACTTTGCACGTTAATTGCAAATCTTACTAGCAAAATACAAATTTGAAGATCAATTTTACACATTTTTGGAAACCATAGTTCCAGAACAGACCTACAAGCGAGAGACTGATGAACCACACTTTGACCGAAAAACACTCAAAACAGCTGCTTCAGGTTATGCCGACCACCTCCAACTGCATGTCACGCCTGACCCGTCTGGACAGACAGTGGACCATGGCTACCATGACCGGAAAAATCAACTGCAGCCGCATTGCCCAGACTCTCATTGATTTTATTATCAAAACTCAGGAAAACTTCTCCGGCCTCCGGCAGAACCTGATCGAAATCCTGATCAAGGAAAACACCCACAAGGTGGTTCAGGAAATCTCCGCTGTCGCACAGGTTGTGATCGACATCCTCAAACGAAACCTTTTCGAAAGAACTGCGGATGTGGGATTCCTTGCCACCGATGACGATCTGGTCCGCTTTCTGGATAATCCGGAAAGGACCCTGCACGATGTATCTATAATTGAAGACAGACTGCGTGAATACCGGGACAAATATACAGTATATAATGAAATTGTTATTCTGGACACAGCAGGACAGGTCTGCGCCCATCTTGACCAGAACAATCACATCACAAGCTCCCGCGATCCGCTGATTACAGAAACCCTTGCTGCTGCAGACTACATCGAAACATACAGAACCAGCGATCTGGCCCCGGAAGAGGGAGAGGTCCTGATATATTCACAGGCCATTAAATCCCCGGACACCGGAGCTAATCTCGGAGTGCTCTGCCTGATATTTGATTTCGCAGGTGAAATGGACGGGATATTCAAGCACCTGAGCGAATTTTCCAAAGACACAATTCTCATTGTGCTGGATGATCGGGGACAGGCAATCGCATCCAGCGATACAGACACTGTCCCCACAGGGAAAAAAATTATTATGAATCTCGAAGAAGACTTCCAGATCATTAATATTAAGGAGACCCCGTATCTTTCCAAAACAGTGAAGACCAAAGGGTATCAGGGCTTTTTCGGTTTGCCGTGGTACGGTCATGTTTTAAAAAAACTGGATACAGCCTTCAGCGAAGACAGCGATAATTCATTTGATGCAGCGGCAATCCGGGAAAAAGCACACTTCTCAGCCCGGTTGACCCATGTGGAAGAAGCTTCGGAAAACGTGCTTTCAGACCTTGAGCTTGTTGTACAGAACGGCGAGATCATGGCTGCCAAGAAATGCATCGAGCCTAATCCGGTCGAGCAGATGGAAGGACGGGCTTTGCCGCACATCCTCAATGAGATCAAAAAAATCGGAGATCAGGTCCAGCATGTTTTTCAGCATTCCACTGATGAACTCCTGCAGCTTGTCACAGCTTCACGCTTGCATGACACCCAGTTCCTTGCCCAGCTGGCCATCGATATCATGGACCGCAACCTATATGAGCGGGCCAACGACTGCCGCTGGTGGGCACTGACCTCGGACTTCAAAACAATTCTCGCAAAACCGGAGAAAAACGAAGCAGACCGTGATCAGATGCGTAAGATTCTGGGTTATATCAACAGCCTTTACACGGTCTACACCAACCTTTTCATCTATGACCGTTCAGGCAAAATACTGGCCTGCTCCAATCCCGGAGAATACGACAAGGAAGGCCGGATACTGAACGCAGGCTACGTAGGCGAAGCGTTGAGAATCACTGATTCTCAGCTCTACTGCGTCTCCGATTTCTTCAAAACCGACCTCTACGCCACAGAAGGAAGAGACAGATATACATACATATATAATGCATCTATCACCTCGCATGAAGATTCATCCCACGTACTGGGAGGCATCGGCATTGTATTTGATTCCGAACCGGAATTCGAGGCCATGCTTGGAGATGTCCTCCCTCAGGACGGTCAGGGCAGAATCATAGAAGGCGCAGAGGGCATGTTTGTGGAACCGGGCGGCAAGCTGATCTCATCCACCAATCCGGAACGTGATACAGGCGAAATCATCACCCTTGATCCGGACTTCACCCAGCTCAGCGAAGGCGAATCCGCAGTAAAGCTGATCGAAGAAGACGGCTCATTATACGCCGTAGGCTGCGCCCAT
Encoded here:
- a CDS encoding lytic transglycosylase domain-containing protein; its protein translation is MSRFIIVLYLILCGAIFFRAIIPLDVEREFAPAERHEVQQRMKVAERERVPVPPLFGQVADEFSLHPEILNAIADHESGYNPWALNIEGRSVYPDSREEALAIIEKNRGKSYDVGLMQVNSYWIRKFDLSPAEALEPEENLRLGAWILRYCLDRYGYNWRAIGAYHTGSPKNLPGRSRAYAVKVMKKYNALMEKSGRAGK
- a CDS encoding protein-glutamate O-methyltransferase CheR → MISSLTEDRIALLVNMVRERFGLDFGSDRWKDLRTAVLRFHKEDTGFNTATECLDYILSPAVKDKDLEQFINRLTIGETFFFRDSKALKVLEYEVLRKLSGMGSGVNGAIRIWSAACATGEEPYTLAMICRRAGVKSEIFGTDIDSRALIKAREGVYRKWSFRSEDTAFRDVFFRQVGANSYLLDPAIKNMVTLSRLNLIEAAVPAMFERMDVILCRNVLMYFSSKGVDGVLDKLWDCMNTGGWLIATPSESALLTTHGRFEPVNLDGCLFYRKNEQWEPRRAELFVDTVMPEESVFPAAFSDSDVSFVNKQQEESYTAADILAAEDIYMAGDAEPLTEGPVSEAGTDGAGLLDEARGLRSQGELSGAVDMYKTILGQDHGRDVCAAASLGIARIKADSGLADEAAVWCRRAIELDRVDPGAHFLLGQISLQQGDRDKALAEMRNAVFLDSGFIMAHVLLGNIYQENSDKNGAMRHFRIALQELGKAEQDEAVPFSDGTTAGRLLEMVRLVQDNLV
- a CDS encoding tetratricopeptide repeat protein, which gives rise to MNKDNLFTAGISLSPQDLILYEHTLKDLIQEFLPFESYSLYFPKPPKGQFRAKLEARYNVEEAQLMLPLRLRGRDLCYFIARGVELEAPEALPPYLEALAACSLEKILLYKGSITDRLTGMATRDYFMSKLNKELDLIQNCMMPTTGGCKDPGIPTFSGSVGVVVLDMDHFQRINDRYGYGLGDSIIADLAARINEVVVESVICARIFDDKFAFLIPDGRPKACAKLAEELRALVEGFPVADPVTGDVIKVSVSAGYANYPQSLSGPHFKRSADEQARILMRKAHKAVATAKDFGRNCVFAYSDILQKGGKVLEVLPLQRLALSIGQSVDAREGARFLVWSPDYQAGTQARITEDERISGSYPTMYKAEVVIIEVQEEIAFAEILHLSDPAWPVAEGDRLTLLNEKDSFFDAQAGPEANASPQRDMVTGLYSYKEFIGRYSRMRQNLDKFSVAVLRLVANPAEQGGNFQKLTDAQVQKVASRADTFFDESCMGGRYSLNSLIYFFPDGESDSVMENVLRLVRECSDDFEIELGAGVASFPFLNYRRSEILDNCRKGLDHSLMLEKPMVAQFDSVSLNISADRLYVDGDIYGAIEEFRLALLADSDNILARNSLGICYAQVGKPEQARKQFEEVLDITPKNIMALYNLGWTCQMLGSMDKAREAYEKCLELEPENVFSLVRLGVLAEQDKGLDEAEQYYLKAAKLNGGDALTMRHLARISYVRQDMDKAREYLHQALNANHNDAAAMNMLARIYLESGEDPQVAEVLARQSAALKPAKEQFWETLAKALEVQEKFEEAEQVRSRF
- a CDS encoding chemotaxis protein CheW, coding for MNHTLTEKHSKQLLQVMPTTSNCMSRLTRLDRQWTMATMTGKINCSRIAQTLIDFIIKTQENFSGLRQNLIEILIKENTHKVVQEISAVAQVVIDILKRNLFERTADVGFLATDDDLVRFLDNPERTLHDVSIIEDRLREYRDKYTVYNEIVILDTAGQVCAHLDQNNHITSSRDPLITETLAAADYIETYRTSDLAPEEGEVLIYSQAIKSPDTGANLGVLCLIFDFAGEMDGIFKHLSEFSKDTILIVLDDRGQAIASSDTDTVPTGKKIIMNLEEDFQIINIKETPYLSKTVKTKGYQGFFGLPWYGHVLKKLDTAFSEDSDNSFDAAAIREKAHFSARLTHVEEASENVLSDLELVVQNGEIMAAKKCIEPNPVEQMEGRALPHILNEIKKIGDQVQHVFQHSTDELLQLVTASRLHDTQFLAQLAIDIMDRNLYERANDCRWWALTSDFKTILAKPEKNEADRDQMRKILGYINSLYTVYTNLFIYDRSGKILACSNPGEYDKEGRILNAGYVGEALRITDSQLYCVSDFFKTDLYATEGRDRYTYIYNASITSHEDSSHVLGGIGIVFDSEPEFEAMLGDVLPQDGQGRIIEGAEGMFVEPGGKLISSTNPERDTGEIITLDPDFTQLSEGESAVKLIEEDGSLYAVGCAHSAGYREYKRDGSYKNDVLCMVRVLI
- a CDS encoding chemotaxis protein CheW codes for the protein MEGNTLDYFKRESDRELLRKRAEKLALQISGETDAQERDAGARDYVFFRLGPDVYGLETSVVKEVMIPEEIVAVPCTPDFHLGVLSVRGHLWAVIDLCVFLGTREGLTSENPGVVLLSGGESEFCIAVDEILGVSRIPEHSLKALPKADDRISGYCLGVTEDRKTVLDGAAFLSDESLVVNEFVGSDHM
- a CDS encoding chemotaxis protein CheW; the encoded protein is MKNDYVVFEVDTVKFALPSVAVDRVERAVMLTPVPEAPAAVLGVVNDAGDVVPVLGLRGRLGIEERDVVLSDRLVFSSANGRRMALLVDRISDVLDIGPDAARAADEIWPGVSFLKSFAGLGTDVVLVQDMGALLDPEQERDLAEALAAMAGESAADD